The genomic segment GTTGGATCGGCGGCGATCGCGACGGGAATCCCTTCGTCACGCCGGAGGTCACCGAGCAGGCGCTGCGCGAGCACAAGGCCATGGCGCTCAGGCTGTATCGGCGGGCGCTCGATCGCATGCATGGGCACTTCACAGCGTCCAGGCTGCGCTACGAGATCTCACCCGCTCTCAAAGCCAGCCTCGAGGCAGACGCGGCGCTGTTTCCCGAGCGCGCACGCATGGTCGCGGCCCATTATCCAGAACAGCCGTATCGACAGAAGCTCTTCTTCGTCTTCGACCGCCTCGAAGCCACGGCACGCGCCAATACCGAGACCTGGCATGGAGCGCGGGCGCGTGTGCCTGGTGAATACAGCACGGTCGAAGAGTTTCTCAGCGACTTACGGCTGGTCCAGCACAGCCTGCAGCAGCACGCCGGCGGCTGGCGGTTGGCTTCCGGTCGTTTGGCGACGCTCATCCGCCAGGTCGAGATCTTCGGATTCCACCTCGCCACGCTGGACGTCAGACAGCACGCGGCGCGACACACGGCCGCGCTCACGGAGCTCGTCGCGCAGCTCGACCTCGCGAACGACTACGGCTCGCTCGGCGAGTCCGAGAGGATCGCGCTGCTGACGCGGGAGCTGGCGGAGCCCCGGCCGGCTCTTCTCGCCGATGACAAGCTCAGCGAGGCAGCCCGCGAGGTCGTTGCACCATTTCACCTCATCCCCCGCGCGCACGACGAGCTCGGGACGTCCGCCATCGACAGCTACGTCGTCAGCATGACCGCGGACGCCAGCGACGCGCTCGGCGTACTGTGGCTCGCGACGCTGGCCGGTTGCGCCAGCGACGTCGACATCGTGCCGCTGTTCGAAACGGTCGACGCGCTGCACCGCGCACCCAAGATCCTCGCCACCCTGTTTGCGCATCCGGCCTACGCGGCGCATCTCGAGCGCCGCGGCCGAGCCCAACAGGTCATGATTGGGTACAGCGACTCGAACAAGGAGGCCGGTTACCTCTCGGCCAACTGGGAGCTCCACCTCGCCCAGCGGTCGCTCGCGAAGACGTGCGCCGAGCACGACGTCACGCTCACGCTGTTTCACGGGCGCGGTGGATCAGTGGGGCGCGGAGGTGGCCCGGCCAACCGTGCCATTCTCGCGCAGCCCGCCGACTCAGTACGAGGACGCTTGAAGCTCACCGAGCAGGGAGAGGTGATCACCAATCGGTACGCCAATGCCGACATCGCCCATCGACATCTGGAACAGATCGTGAGCGCGGTGCTCCTCACATCGGGCCCGAGGAAAGTGGGGACGCCCCCCAAGCCGCAGCGCGGGCTCGGGCTGCGTTCGCGGGGCGGCGAGTGGGAACAGGCCATGAGCGCCTTGTCACCAATCGCCAAGCAGACGTACTGCGAGCTGGTGGGTGCGGCCGCCCTCTTGCGCTACTTTCACGAGACGACGCCAATCGACGAGATCGGCCGCCTGAACATCGGCAGCCGGCCGCCCCGCCGCCAAGCCACCGAGCGTCTCGAAGACCTCCGCGCGATCCCCTGGGTGTTCGCCTGGATGCAGTGCCGTGTCA from the Luteitalea sp. genome contains:
- a CDS encoding phosphoenolpyruvate carboxylase encodes the protein MSVEEERDRLSEQIHQLGDLLGDTIKEQEGEALFELVEEIRHLAKAHRSRDEAAGQRLLALVDGLPLDRAHGVVKAFATYFQLVNLAEEEERVRVLHRRARHAHEQNEPMDETVAEAVMRLRDAGVSESEMQALLRGLLIMPVLTAHPTEAVRRAVLAKLDRISDILRDFDFVRLTPHQEAQAWTALREELASLWQTEETRTTKPTVLDEVRNGLYYFESTLFDQVPEIYEKLELALADAWPDATFDIPIFLRYGSWIGGDRDGNPFVTPEVTEQALREHKAMALRLYRRALDRMHGHFTASRLRYEISPALKASLEADAALFPERARMVAAHYPEQPYRQKLFFVFDRLEATARANTETWHGARARVPGEYSTVEEFLSDLRLVQHSLQQHAGGWRLASGRLATLIRQVEIFGFHLATLDVRQHAARHTAALTELVAQLDLANDYGSLGESERIALLTRELAEPRPALLADDKLSEAAREVVAPFHLIPRAHDELGTSAIDSYVVSMTADASDALGVLWLATLAGCASDVDIVPLFETVDALHRAPKILATLFAHPAYAAHLERRGRAQQVMIGYSDSNKEAGYLSANWELHLAQRSLAKTCAEHDVTLTLFHGRGGSVGRGGGPANRAILAQPADSVRGRLKLTEQGEVITNRYANADIAHRHLEQIVSAVLLTSGPRKVGTPPKPQRGLGLRSRGGEWEQAMSALSPIAKQTYCELVGAAALLRYFHETTPIDEIGRLNIGSRPPRRQATERLEDLRAIPWVFAWMQCRVTLPGWYGLGTAFTEWAGDDDTRWATLRAMYREWPFFRTTIDNAQMSMRKADLLIAQVYARLADEATRELVWPALAAEFQRTETAILRLTRQRDLLDNERWVQRAIKVRNPYIDPMNYIQVALLRRLRRVRNHGAPSATAPQPEDPEALRRVVLLTVNGIAAGLRNTG